In one Corythoichthys intestinalis isolate RoL2023-P3 chromosome 16, ASM3026506v1, whole genome shotgun sequence genomic region, the following are encoded:
- the LOC130904759 gene encoding hepatocyte growth factor-regulated tyrosine kinase substrate-like isoform X1, producing MMPPKRDEAALRRAAKEAERQRQIQRAQKLEIMWQKKQCLQEQEKERQMHIVQMRAQMPAYSLPYAQMPPKRDEAALRRAAEEAERQIQRAQKLEIMRQKKQRLQEQEKERQMRLEQQKHTVKMRAQMPAFSPPYAQMPPKRDEAALRRAAEEAERQIQRAQKLEIMRQKKQEYLEMQRQLAIQRLQEHEKRRQMRLEQQKHTVQMRAQMPAFSLPYAQNAASQAQSLPPMTQAAPTNGMGYMGYPAYSMQKMISTLPGQDPNMAVQQQYMPGQQPMYQQVASPGGPQQPAQPTPQQLPPHQQHHPPAQVVPGSAEAQLICFD from the exons ATG ATGCCCCCAAAAAGAGACGAGGCAGCCCTGCGCCGCGCTGCCAAAGAGGCTGAGAGGCAGAGGCAGATCCAGCGAGCGCAGAAACTGGAGATCATGTGGCAGAAGAAGCAG TGCTTGCAAGAGCAAGAGAAGGAGCGGCAGATGCACATTGTCCAGATGAGAGCCCAGATGCCCGCTTATTCTCTGCCCTATGCACAG ATGCCCCCAAAAAGAGACGAGGCAGCCCTGCGCCGCGCTGCCGAAGAGGCTGAGAGGCAGATCCAGCGGGCGCAGAAACTGGAGATCATGCGGCAGAAGAAGCAG CGCTTGCAAGAGCAAGAGAAGGAGCGGCAGATGCGTCTGGAGCAGCAGAAGCACACTGTCAAAATGAGAGCCCAGATGCCCGCTTTTTCTCCTCCCTACGCACAG ATGCCCCCAAAAAGAGACGAGGCAGCCCTGCGCCGCGCTGCCGAAGAGGCTGAGAGGCAGATCCAGCGGGCGCAGAAACTGGAGATCATGCGGCAGAAGAAGCAG GAATACTTGGAGATGCAACGGCAGCTGGCCATCCAGCGCTTGCAAGAGCATGAGAAGCGGCGGCAGATGCGTCTGGAGCAGCAGAAGCACACTGTCCAGATGAGAGCCCAGATGCCCGCTTTCTCTCTGCCCTATGCTCAG AATGCGGCATCGCAGGCCCAGAGCCTACCCCCCATGACCCAGGCTgccccaaccaacggcatggggTATATGGGCTATCCTGCCTACAGCATGCAGAAGATGATATCAACTCTTCCAGGGCAGGACCCTAACATGGCTGTCCAACAGCAGTACATGCCCGGCCAGCAGCCCATGTACCAACAG GTGGCGTCTCCCGGTGGCCCCCAGCAGCCAGCTCAGCCAACCCCGCAGCAGCTGCCACCGCATCAGCAGCACCACCCCCCTGCCCAGGTGGTCCCGGGCAGTGCGGAGGCGCAACTCATCTGTTTTGACTGA
- the LOC130904759 gene encoding hepatocyte growth factor-regulated tyrosine kinase substrate-like isoform X3, producing MMPPKRDEAALRRAAKEAERQRQIQRAQKLEIMWQKKQCLQEQEKERQMHIVQMRAQMPAYSLPYAQMPPKRDEAALRRAAEEAERQIQRAQKLEIMRQKKQRLQEQEKERQMRLEQQKHTVKMRAQMPAFSPPYAQMPPKRDEAALRRAAEEAERQIQRAQKLEIMRQKKQRLQEHEKRRQMRLEQQKHTVQMRAQMPAFSLPYAQNAASQAQSLPPMTQAAPTNGMGYMGYPAYSMQKMISTLPGQDPNMAVQQQYMPGQQPMYQQVASPGGPQQPAQPTPQQLPPHQQHHPPAQVVPGSAEAQLICFD from the exons ATG ATGCCCCCAAAAAGAGACGAGGCAGCCCTGCGCCGCGCTGCCAAAGAGGCTGAGAGGCAGAGGCAGATCCAGCGAGCGCAGAAACTGGAGATCATGTGGCAGAAGAAGCAG TGCTTGCAAGAGCAAGAGAAGGAGCGGCAGATGCACATTGTCCAGATGAGAGCCCAGATGCCCGCTTATTCTCTGCCCTATGCACAG ATGCCCCCAAAAAGAGACGAGGCAGCCCTGCGCCGCGCTGCCGAAGAGGCTGAGAGGCAGATCCAGCGGGCGCAGAAACTGGAGATCATGCGGCAGAAGAAGCAG CGCTTGCAAGAGCAAGAGAAGGAGCGGCAGATGCGTCTGGAGCAGCAGAAGCACACTGTCAAAATGAGAGCCCAGATGCCCGCTTTTTCTCCTCCCTACGCACAG ATGCCCCCAAAAAGAGACGAGGCAGCCCTGCGCCGCGCTGCCGAAGAGGCTGAGAGGCAGATCCAGCGGGCGCAGAAACTGGAGATCATGCGGCAGAAGAAGCAG CGCTTGCAAGAGCATGAGAAGCGGCGGCAGATGCGTCTGGAGCAGCAGAAGCACACTGTCCAGATGAGAGCCCAGATGCCCGCTTTCTCTCTGCCCTATGCTCAG AATGCGGCATCGCAGGCCCAGAGCCTACCCCCCATGACCCAGGCTgccccaaccaacggcatggggTATATGGGCTATCCTGCCTACAGCATGCAGAAGATGATATCAACTCTTCCAGGGCAGGACCCTAACATGGCTGTCCAACAGCAGTACATGCCCGGCCAGCAGCCCATGTACCAACAG GTGGCGTCTCCCGGTGGCCCCCAGCAGCCAGCTCAGCCAACCCCGCAGCAGCTGCCACCGCATCAGCAGCACCACCCCCCTGCCCAGGTGGTCCCGGGCAGTGCGGAGGCGCAACTCATCTGTTTTGACTGA
- the LOC130904759 gene encoding hepatocyte growth factor-regulated tyrosine kinase substrate-like isoform X4, which translates to MMPPKRDEAALRRAAKEAERQRQIQRAQKLEIMWQKKQMPPKRDEAALRRAAEEAERQIQRAQKLEIMRQKKQRLQEQEKERQMRLEQQKHTVKMRAQMPAFSPPYAQMPPKRDEAALRRAAEEAERQIQRAQKLEIMRQKKQEYLEMQRQLAIQRLQEHEKRRQMRLEQQKHTVQMRAQMPAFSLPYAQNAASQAQSLPPMTQAAPTNGMGYMGYPAYSMQKMISTLPGQDPNMAVQQQYMPGQQPMYQQVASPGGPQQPAQPTPQQLPPHQQHHPPAQVVPGSAEAQLICFD; encoded by the exons ATG ATGCCCCCAAAAAGAGACGAGGCAGCCCTGCGCCGCGCTGCCAAAGAGGCTGAGAGGCAGAGGCAGATCCAGCGAGCGCAGAAACTGGAGATCATGTGGCAGAAGAAGCAG ATGCCCCCAAAAAGAGACGAGGCAGCCCTGCGCCGCGCTGCCGAAGAGGCTGAGAGGCAGATCCAGCGGGCGCAGAAACTGGAGATCATGCGGCAGAAGAAGCAG CGCTTGCAAGAGCAAGAGAAGGAGCGGCAGATGCGTCTGGAGCAGCAGAAGCACACTGTCAAAATGAGAGCCCAGATGCCCGCTTTTTCTCCTCCCTACGCACAG ATGCCCCCAAAAAGAGACGAGGCAGCCCTGCGCCGCGCTGCCGAAGAGGCTGAGAGGCAGATCCAGCGGGCGCAGAAACTGGAGATCATGCGGCAGAAGAAGCAG GAATACTTGGAGATGCAACGGCAGCTGGCCATCCAGCGCTTGCAAGAGCATGAGAAGCGGCGGCAGATGCGTCTGGAGCAGCAGAAGCACACTGTCCAGATGAGAGCCCAGATGCCCGCTTTCTCTCTGCCCTATGCTCAG AATGCGGCATCGCAGGCCCAGAGCCTACCCCCCATGACCCAGGCTgccccaaccaacggcatggggTATATGGGCTATCCTGCCTACAGCATGCAGAAGATGATATCAACTCTTCCAGGGCAGGACCCTAACATGGCTGTCCAACAGCAGTACATGCCCGGCCAGCAGCCCATGTACCAACAG GTGGCGTCTCCCGGTGGCCCCCAGCAGCCAGCTCAGCCAACCCCGCAGCAGCTGCCACCGCATCAGCAGCACCACCCCCCTGCCCAGGTGGTCCCGGGCAGTGCGGAGGCGCAACTCATCTGTTTTGACTGA
- the LOC130904759 gene encoding hepatocyte growth factor-regulated tyrosine kinase substrate-like isoform X5 has translation MPPKRDEAALRRAAKEAERQRQIQRAQKLEIMWQKKQMPPKRDEAALRRAAEEAERQIQRAQKLEIMRQKKQRLQEQEKERQMRLEQQKHTVKMRAQMPAFSPPYAQMPPKRDEAALRRAAEEAERQIQRAQKLEIMRQKKQEYLEMQRQLAIQRLQEHEKRRQMRLEQQKHTVQMRAQMPAFSLPYAQNAASQAQSLPPMTQAAPTNGMGYMGYPAYSMQKMISTLPGQDPNMAVQQQYMPGQQPMYQQVASPGGPQQPAQPTPQQLPPHQQHHPPAQVVPGSAEAQLICFD, from the exons ATGCCCCCAAAAAGAGACGAGGCAGCCCTGCGCCGCGCTGCCAAAGAGGCTGAGAGGCAGAGGCAGATCCAGCGAGCGCAGAAACTGGAGATCATGTGGCAGAAGAAGCAG ATGCCCCCAAAAAGAGACGAGGCAGCCCTGCGCCGCGCTGCCGAAGAGGCTGAGAGGCAGATCCAGCGGGCGCAGAAACTGGAGATCATGCGGCAGAAGAAGCAG CGCTTGCAAGAGCAAGAGAAGGAGCGGCAGATGCGTCTGGAGCAGCAGAAGCACACTGTCAAAATGAGAGCCCAGATGCCCGCTTTTTCTCCTCCCTACGCACAG ATGCCCCCAAAAAGAGACGAGGCAGCCCTGCGCCGCGCTGCCGAAGAGGCTGAGAGGCAGATCCAGCGGGCGCAGAAACTGGAGATCATGCGGCAGAAGAAGCAG GAATACTTGGAGATGCAACGGCAGCTGGCCATCCAGCGCTTGCAAGAGCATGAGAAGCGGCGGCAGATGCGTCTGGAGCAGCAGAAGCACACTGTCCAGATGAGAGCCCAGATGCCCGCTTTCTCTCTGCCCTATGCTCAG AATGCGGCATCGCAGGCCCAGAGCCTACCCCCCATGACCCAGGCTgccccaaccaacggcatggggTATATGGGCTATCCTGCCTACAGCATGCAGAAGATGATATCAACTCTTCCAGGGCAGGACCCTAACATGGCTGTCCAACAGCAGTACATGCCCGGCCAGCAGCCCATGTACCAACAG GTGGCGTCTCCCGGTGGCCCCCAGCAGCCAGCTCAGCCAACCCCGCAGCAGCTGCCACCGCATCAGCAGCACCACCCCCCTGCCCAGGTGGTCCCGGGCAGTGCGGAGGCGCAACTCATCTGTTTTGACTGA
- the LOC130904759 gene encoding hepatocyte growth factor-regulated tyrosine kinase substrate-like isoform X2, translating into MPPKRDEAALRRAAKEAERQRQIQRAQKLEIMWQKKQCLQEQEKERQMHIVQMRAQMPAYSLPYAQMPPKRDEAALRRAAEEAERQIQRAQKLEIMRQKKQRLQEQEKERQMRLEQQKHTVKMRAQMPAFSPPYAQMPPKRDEAALRRAAEEAERQIQRAQKLEIMRQKKQEYLEMQRQLAIQRLQEHEKRRQMRLEQQKHTVQMRAQMPAFSLPYAQNAASQAQSLPPMTQAAPTNGMGYMGYPAYSMQKMISTLPGQDPNMAVQQQYMPGQQPMYQQVASPGGPQQPAQPTPQQLPPHQQHHPPAQVVPGSAEAQLICFD; encoded by the exons ATGCCCCCAAAAAGAGACGAGGCAGCCCTGCGCCGCGCTGCCAAAGAGGCTGAGAGGCAGAGGCAGATCCAGCGAGCGCAGAAACTGGAGATCATGTGGCAGAAGAAGCAG TGCTTGCAAGAGCAAGAGAAGGAGCGGCAGATGCACATTGTCCAGATGAGAGCCCAGATGCCCGCTTATTCTCTGCCCTATGCACAG ATGCCCCCAAAAAGAGACGAGGCAGCCCTGCGCCGCGCTGCCGAAGAGGCTGAGAGGCAGATCCAGCGGGCGCAGAAACTGGAGATCATGCGGCAGAAGAAGCAG CGCTTGCAAGAGCAAGAGAAGGAGCGGCAGATGCGTCTGGAGCAGCAGAAGCACACTGTCAAAATGAGAGCCCAGATGCCCGCTTTTTCTCCTCCCTACGCACAG ATGCCCCCAAAAAGAGACGAGGCAGCCCTGCGCCGCGCTGCCGAAGAGGCTGAGAGGCAGATCCAGCGGGCGCAGAAACTGGAGATCATGCGGCAGAAGAAGCAG GAATACTTGGAGATGCAACGGCAGCTGGCCATCCAGCGCTTGCAAGAGCATGAGAAGCGGCGGCAGATGCGTCTGGAGCAGCAGAAGCACACTGTCCAGATGAGAGCCCAGATGCCCGCTTTCTCTCTGCCCTATGCTCAG AATGCGGCATCGCAGGCCCAGAGCCTACCCCCCATGACCCAGGCTgccccaaccaacggcatggggTATATGGGCTATCCTGCCTACAGCATGCAGAAGATGATATCAACTCTTCCAGGGCAGGACCCTAACATGGCTGTCCAACAGCAGTACATGCCCGGCCAGCAGCCCATGTACCAACAG GTGGCGTCTCCCGGTGGCCCCCAGCAGCCAGCTCAGCCAACCCCGCAGCAGCTGCCACCGCATCAGCAGCACCACCCCCCTGCCCAGGTGGTCCCGGGCAGTGCGGAGGCGCAACTCATCTGTTTTGACTGA
- the LOC130904759 gene encoding hepatocyte growth factor-regulated tyrosine kinase substrate-like isoform X6: protein MHIVQMRAQMPAYSLPYAQMPPKRDEAALRRAAEEAERQIQRAQKLEIMRQKKQRLQEQEKERQMRLEQQKHTVKMRAQMPAFSPPYAQMPPKRDEAALRRAAEEAERQIQRAQKLEIMRQKKQEYLEMQRQLAIQRLQEHEKRRQMRLEQQKHTVQMRAQMPAFSLPYAQNAASQAQSLPPMTQAAPTNGMGYMGYPAYSMQKMISTLPGQDPNMAVQQQYMPGQQPMYQQVASPGGPQQPAQPTPQQLPPHQQHHPPAQVVPGSAEAQLICFD from the exons ATGCACATTGTCCAGATGAGAGCCCAGATGCCCGCTTATTCTCTGCCCTATGCACAG ATGCCCCCAAAAAGAGACGAGGCAGCCCTGCGCCGCGCTGCCGAAGAGGCTGAGAGGCAGATCCAGCGGGCGCAGAAACTGGAGATCATGCGGCAGAAGAAGCAG CGCTTGCAAGAGCAAGAGAAGGAGCGGCAGATGCGTCTGGAGCAGCAGAAGCACACTGTCAAAATGAGAGCCCAGATGCCCGCTTTTTCTCCTCCCTACGCACAG ATGCCCCCAAAAAGAGACGAGGCAGCCCTGCGCCGCGCTGCCGAAGAGGCTGAGAGGCAGATCCAGCGGGCGCAGAAACTGGAGATCATGCGGCAGAAGAAGCAG GAATACTTGGAGATGCAACGGCAGCTGGCCATCCAGCGCTTGCAAGAGCATGAGAAGCGGCGGCAGATGCGTCTGGAGCAGCAGAAGCACACTGTCCAGATGAGAGCCCAGATGCCCGCTTTCTCTCTGCCCTATGCTCAG AATGCGGCATCGCAGGCCCAGAGCCTACCCCCCATGACCCAGGCTgccccaaccaacggcatggggTATATGGGCTATCCTGCCTACAGCATGCAGAAGATGATATCAACTCTTCCAGGGCAGGACCCTAACATGGCTGTCCAACAGCAGTACATGCCCGGCCAGCAGCCCATGTACCAACAG GTGGCGTCTCCCGGTGGCCCCCAGCAGCCAGCTCAGCCAACCCCGCAGCAGCTGCCACCGCATCAGCAGCACCACCCCCCTGCCCAGGTGGTCCCGGGCAGTGCGGAGGCGCAACTCATCTGTTTTGACTGA
- the mrpl12 gene encoding 39S ribosomal protein L12, mitochondrial — protein sequence MYCTKRCLRTALRAAVNLHRRQLEHHQTPAWCALRLLSTGAAVRSDTLVTPPLDGAPKQYSPKIQQLVSDIASLTLLEVSDLNELLKKTLNIQDVGMMPMGAMAASAAPEPSAAEEEAPVKKEKTHFTVKLTEVNAAEKVKLIKEVKNCMQGLNLVQAKKLVESLPQEIRANVSKDEAEKLKAALQAAGGTVVLE from the exons ATGTACTGCACCAAACGTTGCCTCCGAACGGCGCTGCGGGCCGCGGTGAATCTCCATCG GCGACAGCTTGAGCATCACCAGACGCCGGCATGGTGCGCACTTCGACTCCTCAGTACAGGTGCCGCCGTGCGCTCAGACACCCTGGTCACACCGCCGCTAGATGGCGCCCCCAAACAGTACTCGCCCAAAATCCAGCAGCTCGTCAGCGACATAGCCAGCCTCACATTGTTAGAAGTTTCGGACCTCAATGAGCTCCTCAAG aaaacattaaatattcagGATGTGGGAATGATGCCGATGGGCGCGATGGCTGCTTCGGCTGCTCCTGAACCTTCA GCCGCAGAAGAGGAGGCGCCGGTGAAGAAAGAAAAGACTCACTTCACAGTCAAGCTAACGGAAGTCAACGCGGCCGAGAAGGTGAAACTCATCAAGGAGGTGAAGAATTGCATGCAAGGCTTGAACCTTGTGCAG GCCAAGAAGCTCGTGGAGTCTCTTCCTCAGGAGATCCGTGCCAATGTTTCCAAAGACGAGGCAGAGAAACTGAAAGCGGCGTTGCAGGCGGCGGGGGGAACCGTCGTCCTGGAGTAG